In Alkalimarinus alittae, the DNA window AGCAGTTTTAGTGTCAGCTAAAGTAACACCGTCCGACTCTTTAAAGTTTGCATCGCTCAATGCAATGATAAAACGCGTTGAACCTGGACGCCATGATGCATTAGTAGCCGCATCATAAGTTGCAAAAATACCTTCTTCAGGGAAGTCTCCGCCACAACCACCATCGCACAAGCTAATGCTTGATAAAGCCGAAGCCGTATCGGTAGAAGTAGTAGAAAGGTCAGACAGAACACCTGCAGAGCCAGGGTCAGAAAAATAACCAACACCTGTCGCAACATCACCAAACGCACCCAAACCTGAAATGATATCGCCAATAGCGGCTTTTGCTTGGTTAATCTCACTCCCCATGCTGCCAGAGGTATCCATTAAAAACATAACATCGATAAGACCTGTAGAAGGCGCCTCATCGTTGACAATCACTGTTTTAGTAATCGTTACGCTTTCGCCAACACTCAATGTATCAGAATAGCTGACAGGGTCGATTGAATCAGCAAATGCCGAAGTTGATAAACCTAGTGTAAGTGCTACCGTTGCAGCACTAAATAATTTTTTCATAGCAAAGCTCCCTTTAAACTTTTATTAAGTACACTATTGAATTCGCTATAAGCAACCTATAGTGATTCTGCTCACAACCCCGATGTGAAACCTATCACAGTAGAAGTAAATTCATGAACAACAAGTTTACAAGCAAAAAGTAAGCCATTAACAAATTAAAAATATATTCTTTTGTTTTTAATGGCTTTTTTAAGTTTTAAATACGAGCATAGGTTTTTCTCAACTCAGAAAATGTAAAAATAACCGACATTCCTAAATACTAACCAATCTGAGCGCTTTACTTCTGCCCAGCCTAGTCTAAATGGCTTAAACTGTTCCCATCTTGCTCCGTCATCGGTATATTCATCATTGTCCGCATTAGCTGGACGCACAGCTTTCTATTTTAAAGACTAAGGATCTGCATCAATGTTAAAAAGGATATTTAGGGCTCGTGAAGTTCGAGTCGGTGAAGGTGTATTGAGTGGGTCAATTGCTAGCTTTTTATCAGTACTTTCCCTCTTAGGCGTTTTAGCGTTCCATTTTCCTGAATACCTAACAACCCCAGAATTACGGCAGTCTTATGATGTAGCTATTATTCGATCGATTATGTTTGTTGCTCTACTGATCTCAGGCACGTTAGGTTTGCTCAATGTTGTGAGAAATAAGCGAAAACGGTTAGGTATATTTTCACTTATTGTCGTATTTACCTGCATCGCATTAGGTGGCCATCGAGTTGAAGTTGGAGATTTCCCGGACAACACGCCGTATTTGGGGCTGGACTGGTTTATTTTGGACTTATTAGGCTCCACGCTTATATTTATAATAATAGAAAAACTATTACCATTTAGAGACCAACCCGTTTTACGCCCGCAGTGGAAAACAGACCTTGACCATTTTTTTCTAAACCATTTGCTTATAGGTTTTGCTTTATTGGTAGCAAACCAGTTTGTAAATCGTTTTTTTGGCTGGGCTGTAAATGAAGATACACAGGCGATCATTACCTCTCTGCCTTTTGTTATTCAGTTATTTGTTGTCATTCTAGTTGCAGATTTAGCGCAATACGCAACACACCGAATTTACCATGAAGTTCCTTTATTCTGGCGGTTACATGCCGTACATCATAGTGTAAAGCATATGGACTGGCTGGCAGGATCTCGCCAACATATTATAGAGTTATTAATCACACGTTCTTTCGTTTTAACGCCCATCTTTCTGTTAGGCTTCGAGAAGAATGTCATCAACGCCTATGTCGTTATAGTAGGATTCCAAGCAGTGTTTAATCATGCAAATGTACAGATTAACTTTGGCTGGCTGAAATACATCTTTGTAACACCTCAGTTTCATCATTGGCATCATGCATCAGATGAAGCAGGTATTGATAAGAACTATGCAGCCCATTTTTCATTTATTGATTATCTATTTGGCTCAGCAGTAAAAGGACAGGAGGAATGGCCTAAGGGGTATGGCGTTAAAGGCGATTACGTACCCGACGGTCTCCTCAAACAACAAATGTTCCCCTTCACCCATAAAGGATAGCTATTCAATAAATGACAGCGAGAAGAGGTGTTTAGAGTTTCAGGTTGCTCTTGAAGAGTGACCTTCTAGCGTTTCCACGGCACATCGCACCCCAACTGTTCAGAAATACCCATCGCCGACTGAACCGCACTCTCAAGCAATGGGATTCCTGGCATCGCATACGAACCGCAATACCAGATTTGGCGGTCGTTTTCTTTTTGAAGCAAGTTAAGGGATTTGATGGCAGCAAGACTTTCAAGGTTCACCGTGGGCCGTTCAAAGTGTGACCGCCCTAGAACCGTCTCTTTTTTAGGTTCCAGCAATGGGTTCCAGGTCTGGAACAATGGGGCCGCGGTTGCGAGAGAGGGGTAAATTTTATTTAACCAGATACTCGCCATCGGTTTGCTTTGTTTTTGATCTAGCAAAAAATTAACAGGGGCTCGATCACTGTCTTTATTGGGTATTAATGCGGTATCACCATGCACGACTACTTCACTTCGTTCGTAAGGCACCTTACTTAGCAGTTTTTTAGCAGCTGACTCATCACCCGAAATCATTTTCACTGCTTGATTGGCCTGCACCGCGATAACCACATGATCAAACACGTGCTCGCGCCCATTTGCTTCCACTATTTTTACATGCTCATTCTGCTTGCTGATACTCTCAACCTCTGCATTGCAGTGTAACGTGTTACAGTTTTCAAGCATTCGATGAATAGCATCTTCAGCGCCCCGCTTAGCTCGCCAAATGCCGTTAAACAGCATTCCATTGGCTAAAAAGTCGATAATAATTTCAGCGGGATATTGTTTTACTGCAGCATATGAACAGGTACATATCGCCGCAAAAGATGGCAAGATGACGTCGTCAATAAACGCTGAGGAGTATTGATTGGCGCGGAGGTAATGCTCGATAGTTAAGCCTTCGGTTAGGCCTTTTTTGCGATCTCGTTTGGCAAAGACCAAAAAGCGGGCCGCATCTCTCGCGATTCTCACGGATTTCAAGTTCACCTTACTTAAACCGGCAAAAACAGGAAACGCGCGTTTACCCAACTCAACGTAGCGATAACCAAAATAAACACTTTTATTACTATCAGACGAGTAAGACGCTGAGTGGTCTGTTCGCTGTATTTCAACGCCCATCTCTTGATAAAACGCGACTAGGTTTTTGTAGTAGCAGGTATTAAAAGCGCGTAAAGGGACATCAATTCGCTCTTCAATTTCCCCATCTTTAAAACTGAGGTTAAACGCCCCCATGCCCGGAGCATCATGGCGTTCAAATAACGTCACATGATGTTTTCTACCCAACAACCAAGCAACACTGAGGCCTGCAATACCACTCCCTACAACGGCTATATTCTTTTGCTCTTGCGTCATCTAATCCTTCACTCTGCTTTAATCTGCCATTAACACGCGTCGATAAATACAGTCATGTTAGCAAGTTTTTATCATTGGGTTCTATTCAGCTTATTAATAAATCAAAGATTATAAATTCACCCCATTTTAAATAGAAACGTGCGCTCATTATTTAATTGGGCAAAACCAATCAAAATGTTACCCTCATTAATCGCTTAATATGTAACTATTAATACCCCGTTATTATCCTAGACACAGGTTAGATCAGCACCCATGAAATTCATCCACACCTCTGATTGGCATATCGGCCGGCAGTTTCATAATGTTTCACTGCTTGAAGATCAGCGTCATGTACTCTCGCAAATAATAGATTATATACAATCAGAGAATGCCGACGTATTGGTCATCGCTGGGGATATCTATGATCGATCTATTCCCCCTGCAGCGGCGGTAGATTTATTAGATGAGGTGCTTAATCAAGTCTGTAATGAAATGAACGTGCCTGTCATCATTATTTCAGGTAATCATGATAGCGCCGAGCGCCTACGTTTTGGCGCTAGGCAATTAAAACAGGCAGGATTACATATCATTGGTGATATTAATGCCATTACTGACCCTGTCGTCATAAAGAGTAAGTCAGGACTCTTAGTCAATTTTTACGGCATTCCTTATCACGACCCAGAACAAGTGCGCCATCACTACGACACACCTGTCCGTAACCACGATGAAGCCCATTCATTATTGGTTGATACTATAAAACAGTCGATCCCCTTACCTTCACCCGCAACAGAGGCCAACAAATCTGAGAACTCAGTCAATGTCCTACTAAGCCACTGCTTTGTTGATGGCGCTGAAGAGTCGGAATCAGAAAGGCCACTTTCTATTGGTGGCGCAGATCGAGTCTCCTATACTCCCATGACCGATTTTAATTACGTGGCACTCGGTCATTTACATAGCCCTCAATACAGAGGCGAACCCTATATTCGTTATTCGGGATCAATCCTCAAATACAGTTTCTCTGAACAACACCAGAAAAAAGGCGTCACCCTCGTGGAGCTTGACGATAACGGCAAAGCTCACATAACACCACTTCCTCTCAAACCACTCAGAGATATGAGAGTCATTGAAGGAGCGCTTACCGATATCATCGATAACGGGAAAACAGACCCCGATAGTGATGACTATGTCATGATCAGGCTGACAGATACCCACGCCATTTTGGACGCGATGGGTAAACTACGAACTGTTTACCCCAATGTATTACACCTTGAAAAGCCGGGCATCATGGCCGTGGGTGAGAGAAAAGCAATGAATCGAGAAAAGCTGAAACGGGGTGAACTGGAGATGTTTCAGGACTTTTTTGATCAGGTATCCGGCAATAGCTTATCAGCAGAACAATATAGTGCACTAGAAGCGGTCATTGATAGCCTTCATAAACAGGAGGAGAAGCAATGAGACCGAATAAACTACTCATTCAAGCCTTTGGCCCTTTCGCTAAAAAAGAAGAGATTGACTTTACGAGCTTGGGCGACAACCCGCTTTTTTTGATCAATGGGCCAACAGGCGCGGGAAAAAGCTCCATTCTCGATGCGATCTGCTTTGCTTTGTATGGCCAAACAACAGGGAAAGAGCGCGACCCTTCGCATATGCGCTGTGACCATGCCGCACCCGACCTGCTTACAGAGATAACCTTAGACTTTTCACTCGGCGAGCAACACTACCGAGTGCGTCGTGCGCCGACACAAGAGCGCCCAAAATCTAGAGGCGAAGGGACCACCCCCCACCAAACAGAAGCACAAATATGGCAATTAAAGCCTGAGGGCGACCAGCTTTTAGTCCCGCAAAAAGCACAAGAAGCCACCCAAACCATAGAAGCACTAACCGGCCTTAACGTAGAACAATTCAGACAAGTCATGGTGCTCCCACAAGGGAAGTTCAGAGACTTCTTAATGGCAGACTCAAGCCAACGAGAAGCAATATTCAGTAAGCTTTTTCAAACCCAAATTTATAAGCGCATTGAAGACACCCTTAAAACCAAGGCCGCCTCCATACGTAAAGAGGTAGAAAACCTACAAAACCAAATTAAAGGCATACTTCAAGGGGCAGACCTAAATACTGAAGCAGAAGTTCAAGAACAACTTACTGCGCTTACACCACAATTGGAATCTGCGACACAACATAAAAATCAGACCGTTGAGGCGCTCGCGAAAGCAGAAAAAGCATTAGAGGCGGGAAAGATACTGACCAAAGCCTTTTTAGCGCTAGATACTACTCAAAAAGCCCTTGATAACCTCAACGCCAAAAAAGTCCACATAGATGCTCAAAAGCACCTATTGACCCGTGCTCAGACGGCACAAAAAATTGAGCACTTAAAAGCGACACTGAGCAAATCAATTCTAACCCAGGCGCAGTTAGACAAAGACATAAAAACAACTGAACAAAATCTGAGTCAGCACCAAAACGCATTAGCTCAAGCCCAGTCTGTACTCGATCAAGCAGAGAAAAATAACCAGTCTCTCGATG includes these proteins:
- a CDS encoding VWA domain-containing protein, which produces MKKLFSAATVALTLGLSTSAFADSIDPVSYSDTLSVGESVTITKTVIVNDEAPSTGLIDVMFLMDTSGSMGSEINQAKAAIGDIISGLGAFGDVATGVGYFSDPGSAGVLSDLSTTSTDTASALSSISLCDGGCGGDFPEEGIFATYDAATNASWRPGSTRFIIALSDANFKESDGVTLADTKTALNDEDITFIGINYGSLYSGMNSTSSGGIAASELSDATGGSIIQSSGLDTADLVDDITDGVTAAFENYSEVSVGDLGAGLPGVDVSVTCLTADTGTCVGDTAVGDFDRELTRTFTYEVTFTALEEGVHAFDTCALVDGGCVATEADTITVRGATASVSEPGTLALMLMGFAGLGLARRRTAKS
- a CDS encoding sterol desaturase family protein; protein product: MLKRIFRAREVRVGEGVLSGSIASFLSVLSLLGVLAFHFPEYLTTPELRQSYDVAIIRSIMFVALLISGTLGLLNVVRNKRKRLGIFSLIVVFTCIALGGHRVEVGDFPDNTPYLGLDWFILDLLGSTLIFIIIEKLLPFRDQPVLRPQWKTDLDHFFLNHLLIGFALLVANQFVNRFFGWAVNEDTQAIITSLPFVIQLFVVILVADLAQYATHRIYHEVPLFWRLHAVHHSVKHMDWLAGSRQHIIELLITRSFVLTPIFLLGFEKNVINAYVVIVGFQAVFNHANVQINFGWLKYIFVTPQFHHWHHASDEAGIDKNYAAHFSFIDYLFGSAVKGQEEWPKGYGVKGDYVPDGLLKQQMFPFTHKG
- a CDS encoding FAD-dependent oxidoreductase, whose product is MTQEQKNIAVVGSGIAGLSVAWLLGRKHHVTLFERHDAPGMGAFNLSFKDGEIEERIDVPLRAFNTCYYKNLVAFYQEMGVEIQRTDHSASYSSDSNKSVYFGYRYVELGKRAFPVFAGLSKVNLKSVRIARDAARFLVFAKRDRKKGLTEGLTIEHYLRANQYSSAFIDDVILPSFAAICTCSYAAVKQYPAEIIIDFLANGMLFNGIWRAKRGAEDAIHRMLENCNTLHCNAEVESISKQNEHVKIVEANGREHVFDHVVIAVQANQAVKMISGDESAAKKLLSKVPYERSEVVVHGDTALIPNKDSDRAPVNFLLDQKQSKPMASIWLNKIYPSLATAAPLFQTWNPLLEPKKETVLGRSHFERPTVNLESLAAIKSLNLLQKENDRQIWYCGSYAMPGIPLLESAVQSAMGISEQLGCDVPWKR
- a CDS encoding exonuclease SbcCD subunit D; its protein translation is MKFIHTSDWHIGRQFHNVSLLEDQRHVLSQIIDYIQSENADVLVIAGDIYDRSIPPAAAVDLLDEVLNQVCNEMNVPVIIISGNHDSAERLRFGARQLKQAGLHIIGDINAITDPVVIKSKSGLLVNFYGIPYHDPEQVRHHYDTPVRNHDEAHSLLVDTIKQSIPLPSPATEANKSENSVNVLLSHCFVDGAEESESERPLSIGGADRVSYTPMTDFNYVALGHLHSPQYRGEPYIRYSGSILKYSFSEQHQKKGVTLVELDDNGKAHITPLPLKPLRDMRVIEGALTDIIDNGKTDPDSDDYVMIRLTDTHAILDAMGKLRTVYPNVLHLEKPGIMAVGERKAMNREKLKRGELEMFQDFFDQVSGNSLSAEQYSALEAVIDSLHKQEEKQ